From the Burkholderia sp. HI2500 genome, one window contains:
- a CDS encoding helicase-related protein produces the protein MELIDNINRLFGDDLKQTLVSGGRLKVAASCFSMYAYEALKAELEKIEELNFIFTAPTFVADEVTDKIRRERREFHIPKLDRERSLYGSEFEIQLRNQLTQRAIAKECADWLQRKAKFRSNRSKAPMQQFALVQSAEASAAYLPLHGFTAVDLGYQQGNAVSNLVNKIDEPGFTATYLSLFDQIWNDPEKLEDVTAQICDHIASVYQENSPESIYFLMLYNIFNEFLDDISEDVLPNDRTGYQDTLIWNKLFNYQKDAATGLINKLETYSGCILADSVGLGKTFTALAVIKYYELRNRSVLVLCPKKLADNWLNYNRNLKTNIFAHDRFGYDVLCHTDLSRTSGESFGTPLNRINWGNYDLVVIDESHNFRNNDAYKDKETRYQKLMNKVIREGVKTKVLMLSATPVNNRFADLRNQLALAYEGDSENLSKKLRTSKSVEEVFRNAQTAFNAWSKLPPEERTPRAILDALDFDFFELLDSVTIARSRRHIQTFYDTKDIGQFPERRKPQSFHCALTTRSDVMSFNEIFEQLTKLMLAVYAPAKYILASKRQQYIDRYNAQSGDEKGNLSLEGRESGLQRLMTVNLLKRLESSVQSFRLTLQSLQANHRNALEKIAAHKQTGNAASVADLTEVLEDIDTEEDDLLDELDQGQNIGGKVKINLADMDLPSWEHDLKVDLANIEALLASMAKITPVDDAKLQHLKALVLEKVANPINPGNRKVLIFTAFADTAGYLYANLAPELLASQELHTGKVTGSDRPKSTLPKAYDFQELLTLFSPRSKEKAIVLPNEPAEIDVLIGTDCISEGQNLQDCDYLINYDIHWNPVRIIQRFGRVDRIGSSNRSIQLVNYWPDISLDEYINLKERVENRMMIVDVTATGDDNVISAQANDMSYRKEQLRRLQEEVIELEDLKTGVSITDLGLNDFRMDLLNYVKTHGELGKSPNGLHAIVPANADLGLAPGVIFTLRNRNSGVNPPANLPQHNRLHPYYLVYINNDGEVIHDHTEVKRLLDLARSCCKGQVEPIADACQRFNKATADGRKMQSYSDLLSKAIRSMIEVKEEKDLDSLFTGGKTTALTHTINGLDDFELIAFLVIQEAE, from the coding sequence ATGGAGCTTATCGACAATATCAATCGCCTCTTCGGCGACGATCTGAAGCAGACACTTGTGTCAGGGGGACGGCTCAAGGTCGCGGCATCCTGCTTCTCGATGTACGCCTACGAGGCACTGAAGGCAGAGCTGGAGAAGATCGAAGAATTGAACTTCATCTTCACTGCGCCAACCTTCGTCGCGGATGAAGTGACCGACAAGATCCGCCGTGAGCGCCGGGAGTTCCACATTCCCAAGCTCGATCGTGAGCGCAGCCTCTACGGCAGCGAATTCGAGATTCAACTGCGCAACCAGCTCACACAGCGCGCCATCGCCAAGGAATGTGCTGACTGGCTGCAACGCAAGGCAAAGTTTCGCAGCAATCGTAGCAAGGCTCCGATGCAGCAGTTCGCCCTAGTGCAGTCAGCGGAGGCGAGCGCCGCTTATCTACCGCTGCATGGCTTTACCGCCGTCGACTTGGGCTATCAGCAGGGTAACGCCGTTTCCAATCTGGTCAACAAGATAGACGAGCCGGGCTTCACCGCGACCTATTTGAGCCTGTTCGACCAGATCTGGAATGACCCAGAGAAGCTGGAAGATGTCACCGCACAAATCTGCGACCACATTGCTTCCGTGTATCAGGAGAACTCACCCGAGAGTATCTACTTCCTGATGCTCTATAACATCTTCAACGAGTTTCTCGACGACATCAGCGAGGACGTCCTGCCCAACGACCGCACGGGCTACCAGGACACGCTGATCTGGAACAAGCTCTTCAATTACCAGAAGGATGCGGCCACTGGCCTCATCAACAAGCTGGAAACTTACAGCGGCTGCATCCTTGCCGACAGTGTCGGCCTCGGTAAAACCTTCACCGCACTCGCCGTCATCAAGTATTACGAGCTGCGCAACCGCTCGGTGTTGGTGCTATGCCCGAAGAAGCTCGCGGACAACTGGCTGAACTACAACCGCAACCTCAAGACCAACATCTTCGCCCACGATCGCTTCGGCTACGACGTGCTCTGCCACACGGATTTGAGTCGCACGAGCGGTGAATCCTTCGGCACACCGCTCAACCGCATCAACTGGGGCAACTACGACCTTGTTGTCATCGACGAATCGCACAACTTCCGCAACAACGATGCCTACAAGGACAAGGAAACTCGCTACCAGAAGCTGATGAACAAGGTCATCCGCGAAGGCGTGAAGACCAAGGTGCTGATGCTCTCCGCTACGCCGGTCAACAACCGCTTCGCAGACCTGCGTAACCAGCTTGCACTGGCCTACGAAGGTGATTCGGAAAATCTCAGTAAGAAGCTACGCACCAGCAAATCGGTGGAAGAAGTCTTCCGTAATGCGCAGACAGCGTTCAATGCGTGGTCGAAATTGCCGCCGGAAGAGCGCACGCCACGCGCGATTTTGGATGCGCTGGACTTCGATTTTTTCGAACTGCTGGACAGTGTGACCATTGCACGTTCTCGCCGCCACATCCAGACTTTTTACGACACCAAGGACATCGGCCAATTTCCCGAGCGCCGAAAGCCACAGTCATTCCATTGCGCTCTGACCACGCGGTCAGACGTGATGAGTTTTAACGAAATTTTCGAGCAACTGACTAAGCTCATGCTAGCGGTGTACGCACCGGCCAAATACATCCTTGCTAGCAAACGGCAGCAATACATCGACCGCTATAACGCGCAATCGGGCGACGAGAAGGGCAATCTGAGTCTGGAGGGCCGAGAGAGTGGCCTGCAGCGCTTGATGACGGTGAACCTGCTCAAGCGACTGGAAAGCTCCGTTCAGTCATTTAGGCTGACGCTGCAATCCCTGCAAGCCAATCATCGAAACGCGCTGGAGAAGATTGCAGCCCACAAACAGACCGGCAATGCAGCTAGTGTGGCGGACTTGACCGAAGTATTGGAAGACATCGACACCGAGGAAGATGACCTGCTCGATGAGCTCGATCAGGGCCAAAACATCGGCGGCAAGGTCAAGATCAATCTTGCCGACATGGACTTACCATCGTGGGAGCACGACCTCAAGGTCGATCTCGCCAACATTGAGGCGCTGCTGGCATCGATGGCCAAGATTACGCCGGTCGACGACGCCAAGCTTCAGCACCTCAAAGCTCTTGTGCTAGAGAAGGTCGCGAATCCCATCAACCCAGGCAATCGAAAGGTGTTGATTTTCACCGCCTTTGCGGACACGGCAGGCTATCTCTACGCCAATCTCGCGCCAGAACTGCTTGCTAGCCAAGAGCTGCATACTGGTAAGGTCACAGGCAGCGACCGCCCCAAATCGACCTTGCCCAAGGCGTATGACTTCCAGGAGCTACTGACGCTATTTTCTCCGCGCTCCAAGGAGAAGGCGATCGTGTTGCCGAACGAACCGGCAGAGATCGACGTGCTCATCGGCACTGACTGTATATCCGAAGGCCAAAACCTTCAGGATTGTGACTACCTCATCAACTATGACATTCACTGGAACCCGGTGCGCATCATCCAGCGATTCGGGCGCGTGGATCGCATCGGCTCGTCTAACCGTAGCATCCAGTTGGTGAACTACTGGCCCGACATCTCGCTGGATGAATACATCAACCTCAAGGAGCGCGTCGAGAACCGGATGATGATCGTGGATGTGACCGCCACAGGCGACGACAATGTCATCTCCGCGCAGGCCAACGACATGTCCTACCGCAAGGAACAACTGCGCCGCTTGCAGGAGGAAGTTATCGAGTTGGAAGACCTGAAGACCGGCGTCTCCATTACCGACCTCGGCCTCAACGACTTTCGCATGGACTTGCTGAACTACGTCAAGACCCATGGGGAACTTGGCAAGTCGCCCAACGGCCTGCACGCCATCGTGCCTGCAAACGCCGATCTTGGCCTCGCGCCTGGCGTCATCTTCACGCTGCGCAACCGCAATTCGGGCGTGAACCCGCCCGCAAATCTTCCCCAGCACAATCGGCTGCACCCCTACTACCTTGTTTACATCAATAACGATGGCGAGGTCATCCATGACCACACCGAGGTCAAGCGCCTGCTTGATTTGGCGCGCAGCTGCTGCAAGGGGCAGGTGGAACCGATTGCCGACGCTTGCCAACGCTTCAACAAGGCTACGGCAGACGGTCGCAAAATGCAGTCGTACTCCGATCTTTTGAGCAAGGCGATCCGCTCGATGATCGAGGTGAAGGAAGAGAAAGACCTCGACAGCCTATTCACTGGCGGCAAAACGACGGCACTTACGCACACTATCAACGGGCTGGACGACTTCGAGCTGATCGCCTTTCTGGTGATACAGGAGGCTGAATGA